A genomic window from Erythrobacter sp. BLCC-B19 includes:
- a CDS encoding NAD-glutamate dehydrogenase, with amino-acid sequence MVPQTTVAAPSKALIKALRVALEASMLPGDPPLGKAALDEAAGWLLTAAATRAPGQSLVALESAGGDRRHLRIGLINDDMPFLVDSVAATIAAQGVGIDLLLHPVTPVERDAAGAIAGLGKTGARESLIYIETPRVDARKRRELLAALETTLADVQAAVGDWPTMQAAITADAALAGAVDPEAGALLSWLGAGMLTQLGHVTRHRDGTSAARLGICRASAHDLLADTSYARAFEWFDRHDAAGRPQALLAIKSNVQARVHRASPLDLFIVPVREGKTITALSIHAGLWTSAALNERPSEVPVLRRMVADMTARLGFDPAGHNGKALVHAFTSLPNDLLTAFDPARVADLVATKMALIDRPRPRLIMVRSMLERHVFAFVWLPRDQLSTEVRLQIQAMLLQAPGARLLDWSLEVEGSTLALLRFLIDVRACADLPDDTAIEAQLAQLLRGWNEAVEGHLAATGEEAGRAAALAGRYAPAFPTGYRLAYGPEEAARDIAKLRTLALGEGGAQRAGHRAVRLYRWPADGAETLRLKVYVPHGVLALSDAVPALENFGFRVLAEVPTILTDPTLGSIHEFVLTLPAGREAGALLDRAGLIEGALADVLSGGAEDDPFNRLIPAAGLSLREANWMRAIYRYLRQTGVSYTIYTVVDALVAAPQVTAAMIALFQARHDPAFKGDRDEAVAAAGAAFTRGLAKVTAINDDRLLRLYRAVLDAVLRTNAFAPAAAEALAFKLESAKVPGLPKPLPWREIFVYSTRVEGIHLRSGAVARGGLRWSDRRDDFRTEILGLMKAQRVKNAVIVPTGAKGGFYPKQLPSPAIDRDSWAAEGRASYEVFIRTLLSVTDNIVDGKVVHPKAVEVLDGEDPYFVVAADKGTATFSDIANGIAQSRDFWLDDAFASGGSNGYDHKAMGITARGAWVSVQRHFREMGIDVQTDSVTVAGCGDMSGDVFGNGMLLSKALKLVAAFDHRHIFIDPTPDPAASWKERARMFALPRSSWDDYDTALISKGGGVFPRSAKVIKLSKRAREVLGIDVKEIEPEALITAILKAPVDLLWFGGIGTYVKAPQENNIQVGDPANDALRVDATDVRAKVIGEGANLGVTQAGRIAFSLAEGRINTDFIDNSAGVDCSDNEVNIKIALAAATASGRLSPKKRNTLLATMTDEVADIVLEDNRLQALALSVAETGGAAATSAYVRLIERLEEAGDLDRRTEGLADAETFTRRAGEGHGLTRPELAVLLSSAKLALQSAIEASSLPDDPVLEPLLIARFPSAMRKAYAAEIKGHRLRREMIATSLSNRIVNRLGMVHPFELAEEEGVGLAEVAGAFVVAENLFNLAPLWRDLDAADIPEAARLALFDRLAAAVGNLMSDVLRTAAGKVAAGAMIGALADGVAALVAGREELLTDEPRARSLALKAGFTAAGAPDGLAARVANLFDFDGAVGLAQASLASGIEAKRLTHAFTDIGTRLGLDWAQGTAAHMSPSDVWERLLVSGLARDFQQMRIEFLRRLMQDKTAASDPRGAVADWAARNAAGVAQFRQLIARAQARPPVGAAMLAQIASQARNLLER; translated from the coding sequence GGTCGAGCGTGACGCGGCCGGTGCCATCGCTGGGCTGGGCAAGACAGGCGCGCGCGAATCGCTGATCTACATCGAAACCCCGCGCGTCGACGCCCGCAAGCGGCGCGAACTGCTGGCCGCGCTCGAGACGACGCTGGCCGATGTCCAGGCAGCGGTCGGCGACTGGCCGACCATGCAGGCCGCGATCACCGCCGATGCCGCGCTGGCGGGCGCGGTCGATCCCGAGGCAGGCGCGCTGCTGTCGTGGCTGGGGGCGGGGATGCTGACCCAGCTCGGCCATGTCACCCGCCACCGTGACGGCACCAGTGCCGCGCGGCTCGGCATCTGCCGGGCCTCGGCGCACGACCTGCTGGCCGATACCTCCTATGCCCGCGCCTTCGAATGGTTCGACCGGCACGACGCGGCGGGCCGCCCGCAGGCACTGCTGGCGATCAAGTCCAACGTCCAGGCCCGCGTCCACCGCGCCAGCCCGCTCGACCTGTTCATCGTGCCCGTGCGCGAAGGCAAGACGATCACCGCGCTTTCGATCCATGCCGGGCTGTGGACCAGTGCGGCGCTGAACGAGCGGCCGTCCGAAGTGCCGGTGCTGCGCCGCATGGTCGCCGACATGACCGCGCGGCTCGGCTTCGATCCGGCCGGGCACAATGGCAAGGCGCTGGTGCACGCCTTCACCTCGCTGCCCAACGACCTGCTGACCGCCTTCGATCCGGCGCGCGTTGCTGATCTGGTTGCCACCAAGATGGCGCTGATCGACCGGCCGCGCCCGCGCCTCATCATGGTGCGATCGATGCTGGAGCGCCATGTCTTCGCCTTCGTCTGGCTGCCGCGCGATCAGCTGTCGACCGAGGTGCGCTTGCAGATTCAGGCGATGCTGCTTCAGGCGCCGGGAGCGCGGCTGCTCGACTGGAGCCTTGAGGTCGAAGGTTCGACGCTCGCCCTGCTGCGCTTCCTGATCGATGTGCGCGCCTGCGCCGATCTGCCTGACGATACCGCGATCGAGGCGCAGCTGGCGCAATTGCTGCGCGGGTGGAACGAGGCGGTCGAGGGCCATCTGGCCGCCACCGGCGAGGAGGCGGGCCGTGCCGCCGCGCTTGCTGGCCGCTATGCCCCGGCCTTCCCGACCGGTTACCGCCTTGCCTATGGCCCCGAAGAAGCCGCGCGCGATATCGCCAAGCTGCGCACTCTGGCGCTGGGAGAGGGCGGAGCGCAGCGCGCGGGGCATCGGGCTGTGCGGCTCTATCGCTGGCCCGCCGACGGGGCCGAGACGCTGCGGCTCAAGGTCTATGTCCCCCATGGCGTGCTCGCGCTGTCGGACGCAGTGCCCGCGCTCGAGAATTTCGGGTTCCGGGTGCTGGCCGAAGTGCCGACGATCCTGACCGATCCGACCCTCGGGTCGATCCACGAATTCGTGCTCACCCTGCCCGCCGGTCGCGAAGCCGGGGCACTGCTGGACCGCGCAGGCCTGATCGAGGGAGCGCTGGCCGACGTGCTGAGCGGCGGCGCAGAAGACGATCCCTTCAACCGCCTGATCCCCGCCGCCGGCCTGTCGCTGCGCGAGGCGAACTGGATGCGCGCGATCTATCGCTATCTGCGCCAGACCGGGGTGAGCTACACGATCTACACTGTCGTCGATGCACTGGTCGCCGCGCCGCAAGTGACAGCGGCGATGATCGCGCTGTTCCAGGCGCGGCACGATCCGGCCTTCAAGGGCGACCGCGACGAAGCGGTGGCCGCTGCGGGGGCCGCCTTCACCCGCGGGCTGGCAAAGGTTACCGCGATCAACGATGACCGCCTGCTGCGGCTCTACCGCGCGGTGCTGGATGCGGTGCTGCGCACCAACGCCTTTGCTCCGGCCGCGGCCGAGGCGCTTGCCTTCAAGCTCGAATCCGCGAAGGTTCCGGGCCTGCCCAAGCCGCTGCCCTGGCGCGAGATCTTCGTCTATTCGACGCGGGTTGAGGGCATTCACCTGCGTTCGGGCGCGGTGGCGCGCGGCGGCCTCAGGTGGTCTGACCGGCGCGACGACTTCCGCACCGAAATCCTCGGTCTGATGAAGGCGCAGCGGGTCAAGAACGCGGTGATCGTGCCCACCGGCGCGAAGGGCGGGTTCTATCCCAAGCAGCTCCCCAGCCCCGCGATCGACCGGGATAGCTGGGCAGCGGAAGGCCGTGCCTCCTACGAGGTGTTCATCCGCACGCTGCTGTCGGTCACCGACAACATCGTCGATGGCAAGGTCGTCCACCCCAAGGCCGTCGAAGTGCTCGATGGGGAAGACCCCTATTTCGTGGTCGCCGCCGACAAGGGCACCGCGACTTTCTCCGACATCGCCAACGGGATCGCGCAGAGCCGCGACTTCTGGCTCGATGACGCCTTCGCCAGCGGCGGGTCGAACGGGTACGACCACAAGGCGATGGGCATTACCGCGCGCGGGGCGTGGGTCAGCGTTCAGCGCCACTTCCGCGAGATGGGCATAGACGTCCAGACCGACAGCGTCACCGTTGCGGGCTGCGGCGATATGTCGGGCGATGTGTTCGGCAACGGGATGCTCTTGTCGAAGGCCTTGAAGCTGGTCGCCGCCTTCGATCACCGCCATATCTTCATCGACCCCACCCCCGATCCTGCCGCCAGCTGGAAGGAACGCGCGCGGATGTTCGCCCTGCCCCGCTCGAGCTGGGACGATTACGACACAGCGCTGATTTCCAAGGGCGGGGGCGTGTTCCCGCGCTCGGCCAAGGTCATCAAGCTCTCCAAGCGGGCGCGCGAGGTGCTGGGGATCGACGTCAAGGAAATCGAACCCGAGGCGCTGATTACCGCGATCCTCAAGGCGCCGGTCGACCTGCTGTGGTTCGGCGGGATCGGCACCTATGTGAAGGCGCCGCAGGAGAACAATATCCAGGTCGGCGACCCGGCCAATGATGCCCTGCGCGTCGATGCCACGGACGTGCGCGCCAAGGTGATCGGCGAAGGCGCGAACCTCGGCGTGACGCAGGCGGGGCGCATCGCCTTTTCGCTGGCGGAGGGCCGGATCAACACCGACTTCATCGACAATTCCGCCGGGGTCGATTGCTCCGACAACGAGGTCAACATCAAGATCGCGCTGGCTGCGGCGACAGCCAGCGGCAGGCTCAGCCCGAAGAAGCGCAACACCCTGCTCGCGACGATGACCGACGAGGTCGCCGATATCGTGCTGGAGGACAACCGCCTGCAAGCGCTCGCGCTGTCGGTGGCCGAGACCGGCGGGGCGGCGGCCACATCGGCCTATGTCCGCCTGATCGAGCGGCTGGAGGAAGCCGGCGATCTCGACCGTCGCACCGAGGGGCTGGCCGATGCCGAAACTTTCACCCGCCGCGCGGGCGAGGGCCACGGGCTGACCCGGCCCGAGCTGGCGGTGCTGCTGTCATCGGCCAAGCTGGCGCTGCAATCGGCGATCGAAGCGAGCAGCCTGCCCGATGATCCGGTGCTCGAACCGCTGCTGATCGCGCGCTTCCCTTCGGCGATGCGCAAGGCCTATGCGGCGGAAATCAAGGGCCACCGGCTGCGGCGCGAGATGATCGCGACGAGCCTGTCGAACCGCATCGTCAACCGGCTCGGCATGGTGCACCCCTTCGAACTCGCCGAGGAGGAAGGCGTGGGCCTGGCCGAAGTGGCGGGCGCTTTCGTGGTCGCCGAAAACCTGTTCAACCTCGCCCCGCTGTGGCGCGATCTTGATGCTGCCGACATTCCCGAAGCGGCGCGGCTGGCGCTGTTTGACCGGCTTGCGGCTGCGGTCGGCAACCTGATGAGCGACGTGCTGCGCACCGCTGCGGGCAAGGTCGCGGCGGGCGCGATGATCGGCGCGCTGGCCGATGGCGTCGCCGCGCTGGTCGCCGGACGCGAGGAATTGCTGACCGACGAGCCGCGCGCCCGCTCGCTGGCGCTGAAGGCGGGCTTTACCGCCGCCGGTGCGCCTGACGGGCTGGCAGCGCGGGTCGCCAATCTGTTCGACTTCGACGGCGCGGTGGGCCTCGCGCAAGCCTCGCTCGCCAGCGGGATCGAGGCCAAGCGGCTCACCCATGCCTTCACCGACATCGGCACCCGGCTCGGCCTCGACTGGGCGCAGGGGACGGCGGCGCATATGTCGCCTTCGGACGTGTGGGAGCGGCTGTTGGTGTCGGGCCTCGCGCGGGATTTCCAGCAGATGCGGATCGAGTTCCTGCGCCGTCTGATGCAGGACAAGACCGCGGCCAGCGACCCGCGCGGCGCGGTGGCGGACTGGGCGGCGCGCAATGCTGCAGGCGTCGCGCAGTTCCGCCAGCTGATCGCCCGCGCGCAGGCCCGCCCCCCGGTGGGCGCGGCGATGCTCGCCCAGATCGCCAGTCAGGCGCGCAACCTCCTGGAGCGCTGA
- a CDS encoding NAD(P)/FAD-dependent oxidoreductase — MESTHQHADIVIVGTGHGGAQAAIALRQHGFDGSILMIGRDDAPPYERPPLSKEYLAGEKGFERIMIRPERFWAEKDIALHLGAAVTAIDPHAHRVTLSDGGEVTYGKLIWSGGGDPRRLPVPGAVLPQVFYVRDKSDSDAMMQALADGAKRALVIGGGYIGLEAAAVLRKLGCEVTLVEMLPRLLARVAGEELSAFYAEEHRRQGVDVRLETGVHAVLGEEAGKVTGVRLDNGDEVACDMVVVGIGIVPAVAPLIAAGAAGSNGVDVDEYCRTTLDDVFAIGDCAAHANDFADGAVIRLESVQNANDMANTVARAIMGDKQPYHALPWFWSNQYDLKLQTAGLSLGFDATVLRGDPATRKFTVVYMKHGKPIAFDCVGTMKDYVQARKLLESGCGKIDPAVLADPEVALKDLL; from the coding sequence ATGGAATCCACGCACCAGCACGCCGACATCGTCATCGTCGGCACCGGCCACGGCGGCGCGCAGGCGGCGATTGCGCTGCGCCAGCACGGCTTTGACGGCTCGATCCTGATGATCGGCCGCGACGATGCCCCGCCCTACGAACGGCCGCCGCTCTCGAAGGAATATCTCGCGGGCGAAAAGGGCTTCGAGCGGATCATGATCCGGCCCGAGCGGTTCTGGGCGGAGAAGGACATTGCCCTGCATCTGGGCGCGGCGGTGACGGCGATCGATCCCCATGCGCATCGCGTGACCCTGTCGGATGGGGGCGAGGTCACCTATGGCAAGCTGATCTGGTCGGGCGGCGGCGATCCGCGCCGCCTGCCCGTGCCGGGCGCGGTGCTGCCCCAGGTGTTCTACGTCCGCGACAAGTCCGATTCGGACGCGATGATGCAGGCACTGGCCGACGGGGCAAAACGCGCGCTGGTGATCGGCGGCGGCTATATCGGGCTGGAGGCGGCTGCCGTCCTGCGCAAGCTCGGTTGCGAGGTCACGCTGGTCGAGATGCTCCCGCGCCTGCTCGCGCGGGTCGCGGGCGAGGAATTGTCGGCCTTCTATGCCGAGGAGCACCGCCGTCAGGGGGTCGATGTGCGGCTCGAAACCGGGGTGCACGCGGTGCTGGGCGAGGAGGCGGGTAAGGTCACCGGCGTCAGGCTCGACAATGGCGACGAGGTCGCCTGCGACATGGTGGTGGTCGGCATCGGCATCGTGCCCGCTGTCGCGCCGCTGATTGCGGCAGGCGCGGCGGGATCGAACGGGGTCGACGTTGATGAGTACTGCCGCACGACGCTCGACGATGTCTTTGCGATCGGCGACTGTGCGGCGCACGCCAACGACTTTGCCGATGGCGCCGTGATCCGGCTGGAATCGGTGCAGAATGCCAACGACATGGCAAACACGGTGGCCCGCGCGATCATGGGCGACAAGCAGCCCTATCATGCGCTGCCGTGGTTCTGGTCGAACCAGTATGATCTCAAGCTCCAGACTGCCGGCCTCAGCCTCGGATTCGATGCGACCGTGCTGCGCGGCGATCCGGCGACGCGCAAGTTCACCGTGGTCTACATGAAACACGGCAAGCCGATTGCCTTCGACTGTGTGGGCACGATGAAGGACTATGTGCAGGCAAGAAAGCTGCTCGAGAGCGGCTGCGGCAAGATTGATCCGGCGGTGCTGGCCGACCCTGAGGTGGCGCTCAAGGACCTCCTGTAA